The following nucleotide sequence is from Trypanosoma brucei gambiense DAL972 chromosome 3, complete sequence.
GGTCCCTTTCTCCTCCCTGCGAGCAGCATCGAGCATTGCGACGGCATCGTCAACGCTTCCCTTTGTGAATGCCTCGAAGGAGTCGTCCAACAACCGTTGAACGGGTTCCGATATATATTGCATGGATAGCGAAGTCAAAGAAGTTCTTAGATCTTTTGCACACCTTATTTACTTGATTATCCTGCagcttctcttcccttctttttttctacgGTGGCACGACCCTTGTCCCCCTTTACTTTCAACAACCTTATGGATACAGTTGTGACGTgcctggaaaaaaaaaaaaaagagtttagGTTTGGAAAGAGAAGGATTCAAACATCACAATGGTTTGATAATACCAGGTGAATAACTCTCTACGATATGGTGCATCTAAGACTAACAACTTGATGGCAACGGCTCGCCTGCACAACAACAATGTCCACAGTAATGATACACACGCTGATTAGTCACGATATTCTTATTTACCACAATTACACCCCTTCCGATTCGCTCGGCTCCCAACACACTCATCCAAATCCTTCCGCCACCTCACGACTCGCCCCGACGAAGAAAAGCTTAAAAGAATGATCCCATCAACTCTCTTCCACGCAACACTCATCGGCCGCAGTACCATCCGCGGTGCATTCCACAAAGGGCAACCCGAGGGTTAACTTGAGGATCGACAGTTGCCACTCCGCCACCTTCGCCCCAAATTGCCCAGAAACTTTACGCTCCATGGCAACATATATGGTTTCAACAAGAGATGTCTTGCACGAGAGCAAGAAGTTAGAATATGGGGGTGGAGGTGACGGAAGCTCTGATGCGGGCACAGTGCCATTCGCGCCAAGTCGCAACACAAACGCGGCATCTGCCTCTATAATAAACTCAGAGGGAAGAAGGGGCACCAAGGAGGCCGCTCCTTCGGTAGAAAAGCGCAACTTATCATTGCTGTACTTGGCGTAAGACTCAAACATCTTACAACCGACGTGAACGATACGGGCGCCAAGCTTCGGGAAAAACTTACACGTGGCCTTGCTTGCGAAATAGAACTTCTGCTCCCGAGCAACCTCGTTCCTTACGTAGAGCTGACATGCAGGAAAGGACACCGGAAGACCCAAGGAGCCACGTACTTGCTCCTGAAGCGCTGGCGAACAGAGGCTAAAGGGCTGTTTGGTTGCGGCTGTGCACACATCCGCATCTTCCAACGGGTAATCCTCCACACATTCCATTGCGGCAAAAAAGAATCCCCCTGTATCCTGTTGGTGAGGAACAACACGCCGAGCGAAGTGTATGTTCTGTTCCCGCAGGACTTGAGCGTTTGAAAACATAGACTTACGGTAACGGAAACCATGCGCCTGCTTTGATTGGTTGTAGGCCTCAGCATCTTCAAACGTTCGAAGCTTCTGTGTGAGATCTTTGGTGAGTAGAAACCAATCCGTCTGCCCTGGAACCGTTACAAAGTCCTTTAGAAAGGGAGCCGGGTCAATAAGGCGGAAAGTGCCTTTTGCCTGTGAGAGACATTCAGACACAACGGCCTCGTCCTCCACAGGATTCAAACTGCAGGTGGAGTACACCACGATGCCGCCCTTTTTGCAGAGCATCATACCACGTGTTAGAACCCGTACCTGTGTGACGTGTAAATCGGCGCCGTGCACAGTATTCCAGCGGGGCCACATATCCATCGATTTCCGTAATGTGCCATCGCCCGAGCACATTACGTCACATAGCACACGGTCAAACTTATCCTCCTTtggaaggagagggaactGTGTTCCATCATAGTTAGTGACAATTAAATGCGGATGGGCACCAGGTGACCGAGCAGTCTGATGAAGCAGCACATCAAGACGTGCCACATTCAGGTCGTTTGCCACCACAACGCCATCCTGATTCGAAGATATAACTGCCTCCAGTATCTGTGAAGTTTTGCTCCCAGGCGCAGCACACATGTCAAGGACCCGATTCCCTGGAGCCACCTGCAGCAGCACGACAGGGATCATACTTACGGTTTCCTGACGGGTGAGGAAGCCTCCTTCATTAAGCGCAGAGATGAGCCGCTTGACTTCCTTCAGCTCCGTGGTGCGCTTGAGGTCCCCACGAGAAATGGAGCTTTGAAACGCCATATTGTCGGGAATAAATGGAATGGGTTGTACGGGCAATGCAGCGTGAAGAAGACGTGATCGCACATACTCCGAGACAGCAGTTGCGCAAGGAACAGATGGGTGTACACGAATAGCCGTGGGCAAAGCCCGGCGAAGAGCCTCCATGAAGGACTCCCACTCCTCAGCGGGAATGACATTGTCCTTATAGTACGCCTCAAACGCAGCGTTGGATAACGTTGTCACATCGCGTTTATCTGTCGCCCACTCGCTGTTGGAGCGGCTGCGCTTGATTCCGCCCCTTCTGTTGTGATTTCGGCTCATGCGGTGCCACTTTTCCCTCTCGAGAGCCCCGGTCCTGCCAAACCGATCAACGCCCCAAACCTGTGGTAGCAAATGGAAAGCAtaagcggcagcggcggcgggAAACACGAGGAggtgaaacaaacaaacaaaccacATGCGGCCAGAAAAGGAGACAAGGCGGTGTTGGTGATGAGACAGAATACGAAGTCATCATTGCAAGGACAGCACAATAAGACCAATTCCAAGGAGAATAGATGTGATTATTATGGTGTGCTTCAGAGCAACAAGTAGAGGGACAATGTCGCTAGCAGGAgcgataaaagaaaaaaaagagaaaacgtttaaaggagggaaagttgCATAGCGTCCCTGTTATAAGCGGGTACCACTTTCCCTCCAAGTTTCCTGCATTCACGAAACACTAACAACAAAGCAAGCACTGCCTGCCACCATCATATGGTAGTTACCATACTTTGAGAAGCACCAATGCAACGTCCTATTATCTTCACCTCGTCTAGAGAAAGGAATCGATGTGTCATATTCAAAAGGAAACACCGCAattattcttcttcactACCCTGAATCTGTCCATAATACTGTCGGCGCGAATGCACGGTCGTACAGGCAACACTTCTCCTGTACAGACAATGTTGTTTCATCATCACTCCATGTCATACATGACATCCAACTCGCTGTTGTTGTCTGACTGCGGTGGCTTCTCCTCCTTGTGAAACACAGGCGGAGGAGAGCGCGGTCCATTGACACTGCCATTTAGgctattgctgttgttgccccGAACCTCAGCTAAGTTGTGTCCGTCCTTTCTGAGCATGTATGATACTGTTGGAGTGGTCGAAAACTCCTTCAAGGAAAcgctttttttcattgttttccgCTAGAACCAGTACTACCCACACGCCCCTGCCCAACCTaatctctcctttttcctaTTTTATATTCGTTGCTCCTATTGGGCCTTTGCTATCTGTCTTTAATATCGCAGTTTGTTGCGCAACacaagggaaacaaacagaGGCGGCAGAGTggaaacgaaacgaaacgaGACTACGAAAGCAACCGACCAACCATCAAGCAGAAGGATTTATTTACACTCCATTTTACCACCCGTTGGCGTCCCAACATATGATCTGAAACGACGTCAAGCAGTGAAACTCCGGGTCGCTACAGCGAACAAAGGGTGTAAGGTACTGCGCCGCAGTTTTGAACCATCAGAAAGTACATTTtcgcaagcacacacacaaaaaaaaaaaaatcacactATGATGAAGGGTCATATGCACCCATGAGCACGTGGCACACTATCGATGTCCTTCACCTCCCAAGCGGGCTCTCGCCTCGTCGCTGCTCAGCCTCCATCACCACATCACCTTCCACCTTCACACAAACTGGCCGCACCTCCGCCTGCTTCTCCATTACATTGTATGAACCCGACTGCATGTCCCACACAACAACGCAGTCGACAGAAAGCACCCCGCCATTTCCTGAATAACGAGCCATGGCCTCCGCGAGGGCCTCGTCAACACGAACATTTTGAAGAGAAGTATACTTTCCACAAAAGGGGCAGTTTGCCGCCGGGGAGGAGTCGCTgtcactgctgctgccgagGCCggcgccaacaccgccagtGCCCCACCTTTGGATCAGTGCTCCATCAACACTCTCCCCGCGCCGTACCGCCACAAGCTGTACGGTGCGCACGAATGCACTGAGGTCAAACACTTCATGATGCTGACAAAGCACACCGCGGGCGGGAGTCGCAATCacggaaagggaaatgggATCGCGCAAAGGCAGTTGGCAACGCACAGCAACAGGTCCACTCCCTCCACCTATATCAGACTCACCGCACACTCGCTTTGGGGGCCCCTGATCATTACGTCGCCTCGCAGGTAGTTTTTCGAACAGAGAAAGCTCGGTTATGCAACgtgtgatgtgctccgtgtcCCAGCGGGATGCGGGTACACCTTTGGTTAGATCATCAAGGCGTTGACGATACCTAAGCCTCCTCGTGTTACGCAAGCCTTCAACCTCGCCTAGCGCGTACGCAAACAACGGAACTTGCGCAGAGGGAGCGGAGCAATTGATGCTTGAACTTAAGGACTCAGCATGCTTTGCCACATCTGAGGCCGCGATGGTGTCCAGGGTGGCCAAGCGCCTGCAGAAAGCACCACAGAGCATGGACACCTTGCAAAGGTCGTGTAAAGACGGTGGGGAACGCGAACATTCGCTTTTTAAAAGACTGACGAGTTGTGATCGCTCTGCCTCCACCGAAGCAGCAGAGCTCATGGAGCGTATCTCCTGCAGTAGTTTCCTGTGCGGCATCAGCCGGACGGTCTTTGCATAAATGAAACGCATACAACGGCAAAATCGCCAATTGGCAAGGCAAACGTGATGGCAAGCAAGGAGTAAATCAGaagaaacataaaacaaacggCAGGAGAGAGTGAGAGACACAGGGAAAATGGGTAAGTAGGTTCAGTGGGCATACGGTCCCATTTTAACCGGCATGGTTCGCAAACCAGCAGTGGAGCGGGGTAACCAAACTCGAGGTGAGGCCCCGTATCAGCTCTCATGCGCATGTTCGGCAGAAATATGCATGTTctacacaaaaaaagcagccaAGCTGCCATGTCACGCAGAACCTGCGAGAAGATCCTTCAAACGCCCATCGAAGCGCGTCGTGGGGAAACAGAGTTTAAACATACCCAAAAGTGCCTTGGCCGCAGCCGCCTCTTCGTTCTGAGACTTGGGCCTTGGACGCTTAAACGAAAAACTACTCTGACTTGGCGTGACGCCTGCGGAGGTTGATGAATCCAACAACTGAGCGGATCTTACGTATCCGGTATTTTCCAAAAGAACCCCCGAGGAGATATCGGTGGCCTGCTCACACGTTGAATTCGGGACCTCCGCCTTCAGTTGGGTCGGAAAGGAAGGCCCTTCGACGGCAGAAGCGGCACTGCCGGCCACCGCCCCGCTCAGGGAGGATCCCCAAGCTGAGGGATCAAGGATGACGGGAGGTGGAGAAACGTTGGAGCTCTCACTTGGGGACGGCCATGCGCTTCCTTGGCACGATGGTTCCAGACTGTTGCATTCATCAACGTTCAGTCCTTCACCACCTTCATCCCCCTGAGTGCCGCAGACGCTGTACTTTTCACCCTCTTTGTGgtcttcttcagcacttgCCCCACTGCAGTCATCTATCATCATTTCAGATTCATCATAACACTCCTcatccccctccccttcttcttcgtccccctcatcatccacggcttcctcctcttcttcgtccccctcatcatcatcatcctcttcgCCCATCATCACCGTTCCACCTTTTCCGTCGGACTCCTCATATGTCCCTTCCTCATTGCTCACACCCTCCATCTCCTCATGAAAGGAAGAGTTGGACGATGGCAGCTCAACGGAACTCTCTTGTTCATCGTCATCGACGACGAAATGATTGTCATCGTGAAAGCTCATGCCGCCCCAACTGTGCACGAACCCTCACCGTACCCAGCAGCCGTGGGGAGGAGAACGAACTGTGACCCCGAAAGGCAGTAACGCATAGCGGTGATGTTAATAGTAGCGAATAAGCAAATCCaaagaaagtgaggaaacGAAGCGGTACGGTGAAACGCAGAGGCggaactggaagaaatatGATAAAAAGCAAACCCAATTACACATCGGATGTTTGTCAACTACTTCGTAGTTCgcaaattaaacaaaaattaggagataaacaaaaaaatgaaaaagtacCTTGACCCCAGCCcgacacagaaaaaaaaacctgaGTAGTTTATCCATAATTATAATAGCAGTGACTTAGGgacaaaaatatgaaaatcaGCAAAAAAATGACCatgaaggaacaaaaaagaggggagtcTGCTAGCAACAGTAATAGCAATCAAactccaaaagaaaaaaagggacaaataTACAGCGCGTTACCGGTTGTTGCTCAACATTTGGTCAGCCAATAGTTTCTTAATTACCTTGTTTCTATTAacctctcttttatttgaCTCCCCAACCACCATTAATGACCTTCCAACGTACAGGTTGCGCTTTAGAGtgttcccctcttttctcccccttttccttttcctttgattttgttttgaatCCATTCTCTTCCGGTTAGTCttgctttgttgctgttgttattgttttttgatGGGGAGGGGCCGTTAGTGGCTTCTTCAGTCACCATTTCATACATATTACTCCTTCgatcctctcttcttccttctctttatttGATTTCCCCATCCCTTCCAATGCGCATCCCTTAATTTAAGGTTTGGAATACACTTATCATCGCAGTGAGAGGATGTCCCCATTTCCCATACACACGTTCATACAAatacatgcatatacatacacatatatcaCCCCCCTTTAGCACACCCGGAAGTTCGTACGCTTTTAAAGGTGGGCTGAAGTGAATTGGGAAAGTTGGGTTGCGTGactgaacaaacaaacaaaactacgcgcgcgcacacacacacacacacacatgcaaaatCATACGCATACAtgcataaataaacatatacatatatctTGACAGCATCAATACTACTGTGAGGCACGAGAGACGACGAGcgtctctccttttttttcttcaccctcTCCTCCATCTATTTTGAGTCTTACTCGTACAACCCAAAGGCATGTATTGATGTTGTGTGCAGTGCGGTGGTGGCAACGGTAACAATAAAGCAAGTGacagaggaaggaaggaaggaaggaatgaaggaaagaggagggaataaACCACTAGTGGAGAAATGATATAGAGAAATATaggagaaaggggaaaaaatgaacgaAGAAATGAATGGAAAATAAAccaaaggaagggggaatggaaggaagcaacttccttccctttgttGCTCCTTCTGTCCCAGAAGCACTCACCCCACTCCTCCGCTGATTACGCACAATTATTACAAGCACCACTCATTTCACATTAACAGTTGGTGTACATTTTTCCACTGTCCCTTCTTGGTGGTAGCCTGCTAAATTTTGTTACATGctgttcccccccccctttcacAGCTGTTTGCTTTTCTTATTCCTATCCGAGCTTTATCACACAAGCAGATTACTTGGCGTTGCTTTCGTCCTCATCATTCGGTCCATGTGTTCACCATTGATTTCTCTAATTCATTGATCTCCACTACATTTTCTTCACATATTCTTACCCCTCATGCATGTTTGTCTGGCTTGTCGGTATTCGCCTCCCCATTCACACAAGTGTCTCGCCCCTTTTGTGGAGGAGATCAAGGAGACAAAactaaaaaaggaaaaatcaaaaagaaggataaGAGGGGTCCAACGCGCTGGGGTCACGTGGCCTTAATGCGCCTTTCTGTTTTCATCCTCATTTATTCTCATcatattcttttccctcatttGTCCACTTACCCTCATTAAACCCCATAAAATTCGTTTTGGTGTGAATATTCTCCTGTTTTtaacacttctttttttccgtcTGATCGatgatgctgctgttgttttagTTTCTTAACTCTGTTTCGTGGCCCTCCCGGCTCACGCCTGGCTGACGTGGCGATATATTAGAGAGTGCCCTCCTCATTCTCCCTTTCCCAGAACTCCGTTACCAGAGGGTCATTTTAGAGCTTGGCCAGTTCCTCGTGGAGGCGGTCGCGATTCCTGTTGATTGCCTCCAGTTCACGGCGGATCTCCAATTTACGAGCCAGGCGGACGTCGCTGCCCAGATCCACTGTGATTTCACGCACCTGACGCCACAGCTGTCCGCGGAGGTCGAGCACACGGCGGACGGAAGTGGCCACCTTGATGGGCACAAGAATATAGTTGTTGTGCCGCATGGCAATAATGCAGCCCGTGGCACCAGCCATTGCCTCATGTACTGCAAGAGTGGCAAGGGTGGCGCAGAAGAGGGCGTCATTGGCCGACGGTGGGCAAGCACGAATCATGTACGAGGGGTCAATGTATTTAACTGTCGAGTCAGGGTAGCGAGACTTGTTTGCCTTGAGGAAAGCCTTCACTTTCTCCGTGAGGATAACGCCGATGTCAATCAGCTTCTTGTTGCCAGACGCATCATAACCGCCAGAGCCGCGACCCCAGTCTTGCCCGAATCCCTCAGCGACGATGATGACGCAGGAACGGGAATGGCAGAATCGGCGCTCCAGAAGGGACATCACCTCCTGCTCGGAGATGGGGTTTTCAGGAACAAGGCAGATATTCGCCTGCGCACTGGCCACTGCAGCCTGAGCGGCAATGAAGCCGCTGTCACGACCCATGAGCTTCACAACGCCAACACCATAGTTGGCGGAGACAGCCTCAGCATACGCCGCGCGGATGGCCTGCACAGCCTTCTCAACAGCAGTCTGGAAGCCGAACGTGCGGTGAGAGAAGCTGAGGTCGTTGTCAATAGTCTTGGGAACACCAAAAACGGAGATGTCAACACCCCGGCGCTTGGCTTCTTGAGAGATGACGAGCGCACCGCGCTGCGTGCCGTCACCACCGACAGTGAAGAGGATGTTGACACCGAGGCGCTCGAGAGTATCAACCATCTCCTTGGGGTCCTGTGGACCACGGCTGCTGCCTAGGATGGTGCCGCCATAGTGGTGGATATTGGTGACTCTTCCGCGGTGGAGTTCAATGGCTGTCTGACTGCCCTTCTTGGAAAGGCCCCAGTATCCGAAGCGGAAGCCAATCACGCGCTTTACGTTGTACACGTTGATGCCGGTAAGGGTGATGGAACGGATGACGTCGTTGAGGCCGGGGCAAATACCACCGCACGTGACAATACCAATGGTGGTCTCCGTCGGGTTGAAGTGAATGCGCGAGCGGGCAGCAGCAAGTTCGCAAAGGAGTGGGCTCACCGATACAGGGTTCTCCGAAGAGGGTTCATCCCTGGGGCGGGGGTTGTACATGATGTAATCCGTCTTGTCACGGAACTCTGTGCGCGACGAATATTTTTTGGACGGGTTCGGGTAATCCGCACCGGGGAGGCGGTCCACCTTGAGGTCCTCCTGAGTCACGCTGTTCAGCATGGCACGGTGGGCCTTGACGAGCTTGCTCGTAACGCGGCTGCGAGATTCAACGGCCATTTTGCTTTTAGAACTTGGATAAAAATTATATGCTGTTTTCTTCTAATTATAACAATATGCTTTAACCTGTGTACGTGTACACATTATTATTTAggtttttgttcatttttgttttgaaaatgaaaagtcaaaaaagaaagatgaaagATGAAAGATGAAATGAGGAAGAATAGAAAAAACACGTAGTTAACGCGTACCTTTGTACGCTTATATTGTCAGACTTTAATGTCACTTACGTTTTAATGTTTGACAGCACATGCAATACGTCCAAGACGGGGAAAAGTGTCGATTACAGGTGGCCCTCCTAAGTTAAATGTGAAATGTGGTCCAAATGGTCCACGGACTTCCAACAACGGGAGGGCCGTCATGTATCCAACACGCTTCACAAAACTGCTTATCTCCCTCCACAATCTCCCCATATTTGTCCCGTACCCATACGCACACGCACGCTCATACGAATGCATTGTCTATTCGATACGCACAAAAACTTTCTCATACGATTCCGAATGGTATCTAAAATAGCATGAAACTGACTTGAGCATCGTACCACGCACTTACTCACGGCATAACCCCCTCAACAGCAGCGACtacttcaaaacaaaaaaaaaggtaacaaaaatgactgagcaaacaaaagaaggaggggggaaacaaagtaaaaggaCATCACATCCTCACTTATCAGGCGTTAAATAATCTCCTCACACTGTGTGCTTACCATAGAGAACCTACCAAAGTGCACCACCCAACGCAAATCATTTCCACACCACAGTCTCATACACACAAGGGTTTACGAAATACGGAAATTGGTGGAGTTCGTGAAGTGGGgggagcagaaaaaaaaaggagaccCCGCGCAAGGGATGATATAAAACACAAGAAAGAAACTCGCATGCGGAGGAAACAGTGCGCTttggggagggaaggggagcccatgaaaatgtgaaaagcTGTCACCTGCGCTTatgtttgttgtttgcgCGGAGGTGTCCAATTATCCCTCCTGCCCAAACTCTTCAGTGAATTTAACATGCTGAGTAATGTCTTCACTCGATACGGAAGGACGGGCTGTGCGCAGTGCCTTGATAAAGTCCTGCATGGTCACTGGAAGCGGCATCAGTTTCTCAGACTCCGTAATATCATTCATTGTCATGGGAATGGCATTGGGGTCACCCGGCGAGCACGGCACAAGCCGATCGTTGACGGTCCGCGTTGGATCCTTCGGGTCCGGTCCCGTTACACGTTTGAAGTGAGTCGCTAACTGCACTGACCGAACGCACTCCATCATGGCATTCCGCACGACGATGCTGATATCACTGCCCGAGTACATTTCTGTCATTTTTGCCAAAGCGTTGCAGTCCTCATCCGTGAGGGAATGCTGAGTGTCACCGAGATGAATCTTAATCATTTGACATCGGGCATGGGCTTGCGGAAGCGGTATGTATATACGGCGCTCGAAGCGTCGCCGTACCGCACTGTCAAGGGCCCATGGTATATTCGTTGCGCCCAGCACTAAGACACCTTCGTCGTCGTGGCCTACTCCTTGCATCTGTACAAGGAATTCCGTTTTGATACGACGGGAGGCGTCATTCTCACCATCAGACCTCGCTGAGCAAAGAGAGTCAATCTcatcaataaaaataatagcgggtttccccccctccctgtACGCCTCACGGGCCTTCTCGAAGAGGTTCCGCACCAATTTTTCCGAATCACCCAGCCAGCGGGACATCAAATCTGCACTACTAACGCTCAAGAATGTGCCGTCTGCTTCTGTCGCCACAGCCTTTGCAAGATACGACTTCCCTGTACCTGGTGGACCATACAATAAAATTCCCTTCCATGGTTTTCTGTTTCCAGTGAACAGTTGTGGGAAACGAACGGGGAGAATAACAGCCTCTTTCAAAGCCTCCTTTGCAGCCTCCAACCCCGCAATCTGAGACCACTGTACGTTGGGCTTCACACGGATAATCGCATTATCTAACCCACTTTTCAGCCGCTTATCgtcttcttcatcctccttGGCCTTCTTCGCGGATGAAGCTGTCTTCTGCCCCACAGCACTGGAAGCTTGACCGCCACTACGGTTTGCATCGCAGTTTTCGAGGTATTCTTTGATCTTTTCTGCCCGCTCCGTTATCTCCATCGTTTTCTTTCTCAGCAAATCCCTCTTTGTCACGTTCTTGGTCTCGTACTTAATGGCAGTAATAAAAACCTCAATCGCCTCCATGTACCAGTGGTATGCTTCCCTGTACTCCCCTTGCTCATCGTGCCTGGCAGCTTTCTTGAATAATTCCACTGCCTTGGACGTGAAATCAACGGACATCGGAACCTCTGAACAGAGCTATCAAATACGCGTTTCTCTCGTATCACG
It contains:
- a CDS encoding katanin, putative gives rise to the protein MSVDFTSKAVELFKKAARHDEQGEYREAYHWYMEAIEVFITAIKYETKNVTKRDLLRKKTMEITERAEKIKEYLENCDANRSGGQASSAVGQKTASSAKKAKEDEEDDKRLKSGLDNAIIRVKPNVQWSQIAGLEAAKEALKEAVILPVRFPQLFTGNRKPWKGILLYGPPGTGKSYLAKAVATEADGTFLSVSSADLMSRWLGDSEKLVRNLFEKAREAYREGGKPAIIFIDEIDSLCSARSDGENDASRRIKTEFLVQMQGVGHDDEGVLVLGATNIPWALDSAVRRRFERRIYIPLPQAHARCQMIKIHLGDTQHSLTDEDCNALAKMTEMYSGSDISIVVRNAMMECVRSVQLATHFKRVTGPDPKDPTRTVNDRLVPCSPGDPNAIPMTMNDITESEKLMPLPVTMQDFIKALRTARPSVSSEDITQHVKFTEEFGQEG
- a CDS encoding 6-phospho-1-fructokinase; this translates as MAVESRSRVTSKLVKAHRAMLNSVTQEDLKVDRLPGADYPNPSKKYSSRTEFRDKTDYIMYNPRPRDEPSSENPVSVSPLLCELAAARSRIHFNPTETTIGIVTCGGICPGLNDVIRSITLTGINVYNVKRVIGFRFGYWGLSKKGSQTAIELHRGRVTNIHHYGGTILGSSRGPQDPKEMVDTLERLGVNILFTVGGDGTQRGALVISQEAKRRGVDISVFGVPKTIDNDLSFSHRTFGFQTAVEKAVQAIRAAYAEAVSANYGVGVVKLMGRDSGFIAAQAAVASAQANICLVPENPISEQEVMSLLERRFCHSRSCVIIVAEGFGQDWGRGSGGYDASGNKKLIDIGVILTEKVKAFLKANKSRYPDSTVKYIDPSYMIRACPPSANDALFCATLATLAVHEAMAGATGCIIAMRHNNYILVPIKVATSVRRVLDLRGQLWRQVREITVDLGSDVRLARKLEIRRELEAINRNRDRLHEELAKL